ATAGTATTGAGGATTCGTTGCATCCAGAGGAGGTACGCAGAGGTGCGTGTCATTTATTTGCGGATCGAGACGTAGACATAACCGTTTCTGCTAGTAATACTACACTATGTCGTTCCTATCTCACAAAGGTACGTGGTTTTTTTTCCAATACAATAAGGAGTAGCATTACCTCAAGCAAGGGGCTGTGGTCGTTGCATTTTGAGCGCGTAAAGGATTATTTACGAAATTTTAAGCCAGTAAATGGATCCCCTTTTCAAAGAGTTGCTAAGCATAAATATGTAGTTTTTTCGAGCAATTCAAACAGAAGGCTCCCCCACCATCCTGTTCAAAGAGTTGCTAAGCATAAATACGTAGTTTTATCGAGAAATTCAATAAGAAAGATCCCCCACTATCCGCGTACTACCTTAGTGGAGAAGGTGGATGGCGCGTGGTATTTCCATATATGGCGCAAAGACCGGGGAAATGCTCCGCCAGTTTTTAGGAATTTCAATAAAGGGAATACCCGGCAAGGAATAAGGATGGTACATTATTTGAGTCCACAAAGTCAGTTTCATAAAATAATAAAAAAATATGGAAAGGAACCATCAAAATGCATTAATAAACTCCAGGCGCAAGGAGCAGCCATTTTAAGTAATGAAAACCTTGATGCATACTGTGATGATCCTAGTAAAGTAAAGCTAGCCGAGCATTTGATAAGTGTAGGTGGGGAGTTTTTATATGTAGCGGACTATAACAAATCAAGGCAACCGGTTAGTAATTACCTTAAAAAAATGATCGGATTCTAAGCTAGTGAAAAAATGGATTTTTGTAGGTAGTGGTAAGGCGTGTAGCTGGTACAATGGAATGTATTTGAAGTTGCGTTTCCTTTTCTAGTAGGTTTTAGGGAGTGTGTGTGCATATAAATAGTAATGATGAAAAAGATGATAAAGATGTGGAGATCTGTGCTGTCTTATTTTTTAGTAGCGATAGCTATCAGTTGTGGTAAACATAGTGGCCAATTAGGCATACAATCTAGGGAAAAAACAGCGTTGCAAATAGCGGCAGCAGAAAAAAATGCAGCAGCGCAACCATCCAATCGATCAGAGAAGCAAAAGAAGAGAAAAAGGAAAAATCAACCTAAATATACATGGTGGGATAGATGGATTGGATTTTGTAGGTTTCTTTTTCCTATACTTCTCCTTGAATCCTTGTTACAAGGAAAAGCAGCAGGCGCGTATCATGCTACGTCTTGTAAGCTATTTAAGCCTTGGCATGTTACGTCTGGATATGAAGGATCTAGAGATGACAGAACATTTACTATCCCCTTTACATTGCCAGCAGGCAGTAGTTTAAACGAAAATGGAGTTAAGTCGCTCTTATCTGATTTCCGTACTACGCTTGGTAAGGTTGCTGTTTGGTCGTATCCAGAAGAGGTGCGCAAACAAGCATGTCACTTATTTGCGAATCAAAACGTAAACATAACTTCTTCTGCTCATAATACTAAGTCATGTGATTGCTATTTCACAGATGTACATGATTTTTTCTCTAAAACAATAAATAGTATTACCTCAAGTAAGAACCTATGGCCGTTGCATTTTGAGCCCGTAAGGAATTATTATGGGTTCCCTGAAAGAGTTAAGAATAACAAATATGTAGCTAATAGAAGGCGCCTACATCCTGCTACCTCCTTAATAGAGGAAAGGGATGCCAAGTGGTATTTATTTTATGTATGGAGGGAATTCAGAAAAAATAATTCGTCATTTCCCATGAATTTTGTGAAAGAGCATATGCGGCGAGGAGTAAGGACGGAACATTACTATAGTCCACAAAGTAAATTTCTTGAAATAATGGAAAAATATGAAAATGAACCATTAAAACGCATCGAGAAACTTCAGGAGCAAGGAGTAGCTATTTTAATGAGAAATTGGAACCTTGAAGGATACTGTGATGAAAAGCCAAACTTAGCTAAGCATCTGATAAGCATAGGGGGGGAATTTTTATATGTAGCGGACTATGAGAAAGCGAGGAAAATTTTTAGCAAATACCTTAAGGGGTTGCCTTTAAGCTAGTGAAAAAGCTAACTTTTGTAGGTAGTGGGAAGTTGTTCAGCTGGTTAAAATGGAACATATTTGAAGTTATGTTTCCTTTTTAATGGGCTTTATGGAGGGGGGGCACTTATTTAAAAGGGAGGAAAGCAACATTAGAGCAAGGAAAATTACTTTACAAGTAGTATTTTTTTATAGGTGCGTTCTAAAAGAATTCTTGTGAAGAACTACAGAAAGATGTAACTTTAAATGATCTATGAAGTAGGTCAGTGAGGAGGGAGATAATCGGTGGGTAGTGTGGCATATCCCTCTGTCATGGAACACTATTATTTTAGCATGCATGCGCAAAATAGATGGCTATACGATCCACTCTTGTAAAAGGCACACGTGATTACAGTGCAGAAGAAATATACCGGCGTAATCATATACTTTCAGTCGTCCAATCGGTATATGCACTCTATGGCTTTGAGCCATTAGAAACGCCTGCTATAGAAAGCTGGTCTACGCTTGCAGAAAAATATGGAGAGGAGGGGGAACAGTTAATGTTTCATATCCTTAAGTCTGGAGATTTTTTAAAAAATATTTCTTTAGAAGGGGAGGATTATGCCAAAATAAAACCGATTATTAGCGATAAAGGATTGCGTTATGATTTAACCATTCCTTTGGTACGCTATATTGCCATGCATCGGCATCAACTTTGTTTTCCATTTAAGCGTTACCAAATACAGACCGTATGGCGTGCAGATAGACCGCAAAGAGGACGTTATAGAGAGTTTCTACAATGTGATATAGATATTGTAGGCAGTGAAGCTTGCTTGTGTGAGGCAGAAATTTTAAAAATCATTTATGATGTTTTGACAAAATTGCAGCTGCGCAATTTCCATATTAAAATTAACCATAGAGGGATCCTTTCAGCTATAGTATCCAAAGCAGCGCAGTCTACAAAAGAAATTCAATTCTGTACTATTATAGATAAGCTCGCAAAAATTGGATGGGAGCAAGTAGTGCTAGCTTTAAAGCAGGAAGGATTTGCTGCTGAGATCATTTCCTTACTTGATGGATTGGTCCATTTTAAGGGAAGCGATGAACAGCTTTTAGAACAGCTGCAAACAGCTGTTGGTTCAATAGATAAGGGGGCAATGGCATTGAACCTATTGACCCAAACGCTAACCCAAGCCCATCATTTAGGACTTCCAGCTGAGATCTGCCATATAGATCCTACTTTAGCAAGAGGATTGGCCTACTATACAGGAATGGTTATGGAAGTAATGGTAGCGGACAGTAGCTTGGGTAGCTTGGGGGGAGGAGGGCGGTATGATCAGCTGGGGGCTTGTTTTGGCTTAGATGCCTTGTCTGGTGTAGGTTTTTCTTTTGGGATCAATAGATTGTATGCTATTATGGAGGAGCAGCAGCTTTTTCAATCGACAGCTGGCTATACAACAGAGATTTTATTGGTTAATATGGAAACAACTGCCACCAAACGGCTGCTGCAAATGGCCAATCAGCTGCGTATACATGGGTTGAGCACAGAGTTATATCCGCAATGTATTAAACTCCAAAAGCAATTAGCATATGCCCATAAAAAAAAGATTCCCTTTGTAATCCTGTTAGGGGAGCAAGAGCTTGCTACGGATAGCTATACGCTTAAAAATATGCAAACAGGTCTGCAAATGAATTATAACTGGCCTGATCTTATGCAGGTCTTACAAAAAACATTACGAGCATAGTCTATGATAACGGCAGATGCATTTTGGACTATTTTAGTTGCTACGCTGGCTAGTATCAATTGTTCTTTGGTTGGAACTTATTTGATATTGAGGAAAGTAGCTATGGTTGGGGATGCCATTGCCCACGCAACCCTTCCCGGCATCGTAATCGCGTTGCTTGTAACAGGATCTAAGCATTCCTCTATATTGGTTGTAGGGGCTGGTATGACAGGATTACTGGTTACTTTTCTTATAGCTTTTTTAGAAAAAAAAGTAAAGGTACAAGCAGATGCAGCGATAGGTATCAATTTTACTTTTCTTTTTGCGTTGGGTGTTATTTTGTTTTCCTTTTTTAGTAGAAAAATAGATTTAGATCCAGAATGTAGCCTTTATGGAGAATTGGCTACGGTTCCATTAGATGTCTATCGTACGGCTACTGGTATTAGTTTAGGTCCTAAGGCATTTTACACTGTATGCATAGCCTTATTGATTAATTTGTTTTTTTTACTAATTGGTTATAAGCAACTCTTTGTGAGTACTTTCGATCCACAATTTGCCCAAAGTATTGGAATACGTACGACTAGTTGGCATTACTTGCTTATGGCTATTACTGCATTAACTACTGTTGCGACATTTGAAATAGCAGGGGCTATTTTAGTAGTAGCGCTGTTAATTGTTCCACCTACCACTATTTATTTGGTTACCAAATGCTTCAAGCATTTGTTAGTCTGTTCCATACTTTTTGCTATGCTCATGTCTATTGGTGGCTATTATCTTAGTTGTCTTTTTAACAGTTCTATGGCAGCCGCGATGGTCACTGTAGGGGGATGCTTGTTTTTAGTTGTTTATCTATTTGTTAGATTTAAAAATAGGTAGGATGATGGTAAAGTAGAATAAATAGAGGGGGACTTTTGTATAATAGAGCGTGGTTATTTTTGTTTGAATTTTTTATATAATGCTGTTTCACAATGAATATTACTGGGAGATTAGTTGAAATAAATGCTGTACAGCAGCTGTCTGATACCTTTAAAAAGCGTACATTTGTCATAGAGTATACGGAGAATCCTCAATATCCGGAGTATATTTCTTTTGAGTTGGTTCAGGACAGATGCGAGCTATTAGATGGATTTAGTGAGGGGGAAGAGGTGGTTGTCCATTTTAATTTACGTGGTAGGAAATGGTCAAATCCAGAGGGTATTGTAAGATATTTTAATACACTACAGGCATGGCGTTTAGAAAAAGGCAGTAGATTAGATGATGTGGCTACTACCCCTACCTCGTTTGATGTAGCAGATGATCTTCCTTTTTAGCAAGGCAGGCAGCCTGTATGGCCCTTCCCTTTGTAGGGTAGGATTTTTATACTATTTGTTTTGTGCAGATAATGTCTTATCCTGGGAAGGTTTTCCTTATGGGGTGCTTACTTCTTTAGAGGGGTAATGCCTTTACAGGTATAAAGCCCATGGTTTTACTGGAATAATTGGTTGAGAGGGAAGAGACGGGTAGCTTTGTAGCTCAAGTTGCCTGTGTAATTTATAATAAAAAGGCTACACAAGCTATGTATTATTTATTTTGTATCCAAACAAGGGCTAACCCATAAAACAGTTGATGCTTTAGAAAATTTCAGTGCATTATTCCATTTTAGGGAATGCACTTTGTTGTACTTTATTTACAGGATCTCCTAACTATAGGAGACCTCTTGTAAATCGTTATGACCTTACTAGATTAACATGTATACAACATTCAAATTTACAGAAAAGCATAGTGAACCCAAATCCACTCACACAGCCAAGAAGCCTTAAAACCACCAGAAAGAGAGGTAAAATCCTTACATCTGCCAGCAGGAGGAGAGGGTGCGTGCACCAGCGCCAGCCAACCAGTCACCAACAACAGCTAATCAATGAGTCAGGACAATTATCAGCAGCAGAAAGAAAAGTAAAACAAGCACAAGAAGGAGCAAGGGATTTTTCTTGTAGGCACAGATTCTGTTTCTGGCTCTTGCTCTTGCTCTTGCAGCTTCAGGTGAAGGAAATGAGCAAGAAGGGGGATTGTATTCTATTATAATGGAATCAGTAGGTTGGCTTTGCGCTTATAAGGAACCGTGGTAAGAAACTATTGTACTTTTTCTTGGCATAGCATTAATTTAGTTGGAGTATAGGGAATAAATTTTTACTTTCTTATAATAGTTATAAGCGTTCCTTAGAAAACCTAGGTAACTAGTAAATAAAGGAGGTTATAAGCTGTAAATTGTTGTAACACTTAACTAATAAATAAATTACATGCAACGTTCAAATTTAAAAAGGAATATACTGCCTTTATGGCTTCTTTCTACACTAGTGCTAGCATCGAATTGTGGTAAGAAGCACACTCCCATTAGCAGCAATGAGGTAGCAGTTGCAACCAAACCAAAGCCACTCGCACAGCCATTACCAGCAGCAACAGCCTTAAAATTACCAGAAGAAGGAGTGAACGTACCAGTAACAGCAGCTGTTCAGCCGACAAAAGAACAACAGCAGCAGACAGTCAGCAGCATCCAACCAGTTAGCAACAACAGCAGTAACAGTCAGCAACAATCGGAAGTAGAAAAAGACCCAATATCAATAACAGAAATGAAAAATTTCTTGTCTTGGTTCTCTACCTTTTTTGATGATTCAGCTTGTTAGTCAACAGCAGCAGTAATAGTCAGCAGTCGGAAGAAAGCGTAGACAATTTTCTTTTCAGTAGTTACATAAGACTATCACGCTAGGACGGATGATATAGCAAATTGCTTATTCCCTTGACTTTTTCATGGCAGAAAAATCGTACAGAAATCTATGGTAGTGCTTTAAACTAGATGAAAAGATATCTATGGTATTGTTTAAAGTGCTAAATGCCATAGGCTACAAAATTATTTTATTTAATTCAAGTGTTTATGGCTTTAGGGTGTACATGTTGGCATGTATAAGCAGCCTATTTGTAAAAGGAGATAAGGGGTTATTGATACTTTTTGTGTTCTTGTTTAGGGTAAAAAATATATGGTATTCCCATTCATTCTTATAGCTATCCACCCTTAGTAGTGTTTTATTGGAAGTGGCTTATAATTGTTATACCCTTCAAATTAATATATTTTGTCCAGCTAACTAGAATGTATTGCGTTGGATGCGGTAATTAATTTTCGTACTATTTTTCTTTCAGATAGAGGAGTGAGCAGTTTTTTAGTTTTTGTTAGCCGTTTATGGGATTTAGCCTTGCTCAAGGCAGTGTATAACTAATGATCAATAAGTTATAAACAGATTGGCATTGGTAAATAAATGCGCTATTGCAGGAAATAGGGTGGTAATAATGGGAATCCCATTTTAGCCTGTATAGCAAAAAGCATAGGCTTTTTTTGTTTTTTTATTATACTTCCGCAGTATAATTTTTTATTTCTACCTTATAGAATAAGGTCACTTTTCTATAAGAATGTAAAATATATCTATTTCATAAATAAAAATAAATAGATGTATTTTAGTTTTAGCCAGTCCATCTAGGATGAACATGCAAACAAGTCTAAGTAAAACTTTATCAGCAGTTCCTAAATCAGTAAAGTTGACGCCTGATTTGGTTATCAAGCAATTGGATGAATCTCATACAAAGGAATTGTTCTCTTTGACGGATAGAAATAGATCCTATTTGAAAAAATGGTTGCCTTGGTTAAATTCCTGTACTAGGGAAAGCGATACGTTACATTTTATTATTAGCACAAAAGATGCGCTTTCTCAACATACTGGACTTACATTTGGTATATTTTATAAATGCAGCATAGCTGGATCAATAAGTTTTAATCAGATTAACTGGTCGGATGGAAGGGCTGATATTGGTTATTGGATTGGAGAAGCGTTTCAAGGCAGCGGTCTGGTTACATTGGCTTGTTCCAAGCTTATCGATATTGGTTTCAAACAATTTGATTTAAAAAAAATATCTATTAGCTGTGCATTAGAAAATACTAGAAGTAAAAATATACCTATGCGATTGGGTTTTAAAAAAACCGAAATTGTGCCTAAAAAGGAAAATCTTTACGGAAGTTATGTAGATTGTATCGTTTATACCATGCACAAAGATGAATGGACTTGCTGAAAGCAAAAATTAACCGACCGTTCCTCCCATCTGGTTGAAATTATAGATGCCCTAATAAAGAACCTACCATGCAGCATTTTACCTTAGCAATAGCAGTTAGAGCATTGATAGTGCAAAATAAACAAATATTATTGGTTAGTAATGATAATAATATTTGGTATACACCTGGAGGGAAGTTAAAGCCAGGCGAAACGCTTCCCGCGTGTGCCATAAGAGAAGTAAAAGAAGAAACAGGTATAACCATTAAGCCAAAGCAGCTTGCCTTTGTGCTGGATTTCTTTGATAGCAAGGATAGTGTTCATAAAGTTGAGTTGTATTTCTCTGCTGAAATGCAAGGAAATGAGATCCCTAGCAATTGGTCAGATCAAGATGGGCCAGTTCGGTTTGTCCATTTTTTTGACAGGGAAACCTTGGAAAAGATAACTGTTGTACCAGCTTTTTTAAGAGAATGCTTCCATACGGATGCTGCTATTTACCGAGGATCGGAAAAGAGAGATCTGTTTTAAACTTGCCTACAGTCATCCCCCTAGCAAGCACGCAATAATCTACTGCTTGTATACAGTAAACGCAAACGCTCCTTTGCAGCAGCCTTTCCAACAAATTTTAGCATATTATTTCGCTCAGCCTTGGTTAGATTCACTAAAAGCATACAGAGGGTATAGCAAAACGTCAGCGGAACGAGCGTGCACGAAACCTGGTAGGACTTTTTTGTGGTAAATGTTATCTATAGCGCAGAGGCACGTGCCTTTTGCTTAGGAAACGCGCATTGCCTATTGCTAGCCGATACCGTTAGATAAGATCTTTTCACATATCTGTTTCATTTCTACTGTCCATTCCTTAGCTATCTTATGTTTTTCACCCCATGGGACATAGAACAGCAGTGTTTCTTGGGCGATGCGTTGCTGATCTTTCCATTTACGTATGGATAATGTACGCATATTATGTAACCTATCGGCCAATTTTATTTGCACTACCCGTACATCATCACATTGGTTCAGCCTATTTTTCTTTTCCTCTTTGTCCAGTTTCCAGGGGTATCCATTGGTATTATAATGGGTAACTTGGTCTACCAGTGTAGCCACTTCTGCCCCATACATAAGTTCTACTTGATGAAGCGTAACAGGGGTGTCCTCTACGACATCGTGCAATAGCCCAGCTAGCAATGTTATAGGATTCTTGGTAACTGTTAACAGCAGTTTGGTTACGGCCATAGGATGCGTGTAGTAGGGTTCCCCCGATTGGCGCATGACCAGCCCATGTGCATTTTTAATAAATGCAATAACAGGAATAATTTTTTCTTTAGTTAAGGTAGTGCCATTGGCAAGCAATGCAATCAATTCATTTTCTTGTGCAATACTTTCAGCCGTTTCAGCTTGTTTGTGCGCAGCTAAGTAAACAGGATCGTAGTTTTTAAAGCGCATTACTTTTTGCCCCTCTATAGGTAATACATAGAGCGCCTGTATAGCATCAGCTGTTTCCTGAATCGCTACGTAGCCCCCATGCGCCTCTACCATTTGTCTGCATTCTATTTGGTAAAGGTGCTTGTCAGTTAGCGGAGCAGCCGTTACCCTTGGTTCAGCAATGTTGTAAACAGGTAACGTTTGAGGCAGCTTTGTATCGGTAGTAAAGCAGAAAGCCAATGCAGGCAAGCGCAGCGGATCTGCTGCAGGCGTATCCCTATCGTAATTATACTGTAGCAGGCTATCCGCAATAGTAGCTGTAACCGTATGCTCTACTGTTTGTGCACATTGACTCATTTCCCATAGGTTAAGCATCAAAAAACATTCAAATAGCTCTGGGTCTACCCATAGCTGCGTACGATTTGTTTGTTTGTTTAAGAGTAATTGTATGTCAGTATCTAACGTTCGTATGTGATCGTGTACGGTTAGCAAGCAATCTTCCCATGCGATCCGTTTTATTTTGTTTTGATTCAATTCTATACCATGTCCCAATTGGGCTTTCCATAAGTGTAGTTTTCCAAATTTATGTAGCTTGTTTAAAAAGTTACTAATATTTTTACTCAGTTTTTCTTGCCCATGGGTAGCAAGGTAGCGATAGGGTTCCTCTAATGCATGGCTCATATCCAAAAGTAATTGATTACCATGGGTAGCATCCAGTCTGGACCAGTTGGCTTGGTTGTAAATGGCTTCTAGTGAAATCCTATGCTCATAGGTTCTGGTGAGTTCTATTACCCTAAGTTTGGCAGTTGATTTGTCTCGTAAGTACTTATAAATACTTAGTCCTACTATAATAACCAATCCCAGTGCAGTAGCATAGAGGAACTCTATCACTAAACTAGGCAGATTTAAAGCTGTAATTTCTTTATAAGCAGACCATAATGGATCTGAAGCAGAAACAAAGGGAGGAATGAATTTATGGATAAGCATAGCCAAACAAAGCATAACGCTGCTTACCTCTAGGGAGAGTAAGACAGTAGCAATTCCTAAATGACCTAACCATAATACACAAGCGGTTGGGCTGTAATGCCCCAATTTTACAAATTGTATAGGCGCTATAAAGAGCAGTAGAAATAGTAGGATAGGCCATAGCCAGTGTAAGCGGGTATTACCCCCCTGGCGGTAGGAATGCAAGGCTGGATAGATGGTTACCATAGTTCCGACTGCCATTAAAGCCATGTACCCATATATATAGGGGTAAAGATAGTGCCTTTTCATAAAGCACAATGCTATAATGCTGCTTACAATGATATATATACCCAATAATATAAAAGTACTTCCCCTATTGGGAAAAACATTGCTGCGATACGCTTTTGTAAAGGGCGCTTTAAGCTGCCTCCATCGGTTTAGCCACCATCGTTTGGTTGTTTGGTTTTGCAGATCCCATAGGCTACAATCTTTGATCCCTATCCACCCCGTTCCTGGAAGTTTAGGGAATAAGTAATGTAATAGCAATAAAATACATACACTAGCCATAAGTGCAAAAAATATCTTTTGCCCTAACAGAATCATTGCTGCAAATGGACTTGTGTTTGTACTTTCGTTTCCTTGACCTACCTTACAATAAAAGAAACCCAACGCTATAACCGAATTGATACATGCACCGCATAGGATAACCATTGTGCGGGGTCTAAAGCCCAAGCAGGCCATAATGAAAGGTATAGAGACGGCTGCCCCATAAATAATGCCAACATTAACTATCATATGCATAACATGGGTAGTATGTAATGCCACCACAAGGCTAATTAAGCCAATAAGAATAGAAGCCATACGCACTACTTTAAGGGAGGGTTGTGTGGCGCTATGTTTTTTCGTACGATTGTTTAAGAAAGGCCAGAGATCATTGGAAAATAAAATAGAAGCAGCGTGTAAATTGGAATCAGCCGTAGACATCAATAAGGCAAAAATAACTGTTACAAACAGGCCTCTAACACCTGGAAAGTGGGCAAAATCAATAATATAATAAAATGCATTATACCCCGATTCAATGGTATAGTTGCCAACATGCAACGCTACGGCAAGGCTGAGGAAAAGCAGCGGTATTATAATACGGCTTATAGCTGTTTGGTTGAAAATTTTGATAGCTTGGGTAACGGAAGAAGACATATAAAAGCGTTGCATACGAGCAGGATCAAATGGAATAATAGAGCGCCAAATAAAACAGGCCAATACGCTTACCAATGTATCATCCCATGTACACACCTTGCTTATATTGAACGCTGGCATAGCTGTGAGTTTTTGCCATCCTAAGGTTTCATGCTTGGCATAGAATAGGCAAATAAAAATGAGCAGTGGGAAGCACAATCCGAAAAGCAAAAACTGGTATACATCTGTGAA
Above is a window of Candidatus Cardinium hertigii DNA encoding:
- the hisS gene encoding histidine--tRNA ligase; the protein is MAIRSTLVKGTRDYSAEEIYRRNHILSVVQSVYALYGFEPLETPAIESWSTLAEKYGEEGEQLMFHILKSGDFLKNISLEGEDYAKIKPIISDKGLRYDLTIPLVRYIAMHRHQLCFPFKRYQIQTVWRADRPQRGRYREFLQCDIDIVGSEACLCEAEILKIIYDVLTKLQLRNFHIKINHRGILSAIVSKAAQSTKEIQFCTIIDKLAKIGWEQVVLALKQEGFAAEIISLLDGLVHFKGSDEQLLEQLQTAVGSIDKGAMALNLLTQTLTQAHHLGLPAEICHIDPTLARGLAYYTGMVMEVMVADSSLGSLGGGGRYDQLGACFGLDALSGVGFSFGINRLYAIMEEQQLFQSTAGYTTEILLVNMETTATKRLLQMANQLRIHGLSTELYPQCIKLQKQLAYAHKKKIPFVILLGEQELATDSYTLKNMQTGLQMNYNWPDLMQVLQKTLRA
- a CDS encoding DUF3127 domain-containing protein; this translates as MNITGRLVEINAVQQLSDTFKKRTFVIEYTENPQYPEYISFELVQDRCELLDGFSEGEEVVVHFNLRGRKWSNPEGIVRYFNTLQAWRLEKGSRLDDVATTPTSFDVADDLPF
- a CDS encoding GNAT family N-acetyltransferase — translated: MQTSLSKTLSAVPKSVKLTPDLVIKQLDESHTKELFSLTDRNRSYLKKWLPWLNSCTRESDTLHFIISTKDALSQHTGLTFGIFYKCSIAGSISFNQINWSDGRADIGYWIGEAFQGSGLVTLACSKLIDIGFKQFDLKKISISCALENTRSKNIPMRLGFKKTEIVPKKENLYGSYVDCIVYTMHKDEWTC
- a CDS encoding metal ABC transporter permease — encoded protein: MITADAFWTILVATLASINCSLVGTYLILRKVAMVGDAIAHATLPGIVIALLVTGSKHSSILVVGAGMTGLLVTFLIAFLEKKVKVQADAAIGINFTFLFALGVILFSFFSRKIDLDPECSLYGELATVPLDVYRTATGISLGPKAFYTVCIALLINLFFLLIGYKQLFVSTFDPQFAQSIGIRTTSWHYLLMAITALTTVATFEIAGAILVVALLIVPPTTIYLVTKCFKHLLVCSILFAMLMSIGGYYLSCLFNSSMAAAMVTVGGCLFLVVYLFVRFKNR
- a CDS encoding sodium:solute symporter family protein, whose product is MTSMDFLIIGIFLLITLIIGLYYGRGIKTFQDYAVGNRKMPTLVLTLSMIATIYDGGILHTRLDAYYRQGIYALLLDLNSVFNLYLASRFVISRMKEFIGHLSIAESMGELYGPVIRIVTAVLGIMMATAILAAQIKVALNITQKLMPSLHTWSNQATIVWVSLVILYASFGGARSVAFTDVYQFLLFGLCFPLLIFICLFYAKHETLGWQKLTAMPAFNISKVCTWDDTLVSVLACFIWRSIIPFDPARMQRFYMSSSVTQAIKIFNQTAISRIIIPLLFLSLAVALHVGNYTIESGYNAFYYIIDFAHFPGVRGLFVTVIFALLMSTADSNLHAASILFSNDLWPFLNNRTKKHSATQPSLKVVRMASILIGLISLVVALHTTHVMHMIVNVGIIYGAAVSIPFIMACLGFRPRTMVILCGACINSVIALGFFYCKVGQGNESTNTSPFAAMILLGQKIFFALMASVCILLLLHYLFPKLPGTGWIGIKDCSLWDLQNQTTKRWWLNRWRQLKAPFTKAYRSNVFPNRGSTFILLGIYIIVSSIIALCFMKRHYLYPYIYGYMALMAVGTMVTIYPALHSYRQGGNTRLHWLWPILLFLLLFIAPIQFVKLGHYSPTACVLWLGHLGIATVLLSLEVSSVMLCLAMLIHKFIPPFVSASDPLWSAYKEITALNLPSLVIEFLYATALGLVIIVGLSIYKYLRDKSTAKLRVIELTRTYEHRISLEAIYNQANWSRLDATHGNQLLLDMSHALEEPYRYLATHGQEKLSKNISNFLNKLHKFGKLHLWKAQLGHGIELNQNKIKRIAWEDCLLTVHDHIRTLDTDIQLLLNKQTNRTQLWVDPELFECFLMLNLWEMSQCAQTVEHTVTATIADSLLQYNYDRDTPAADPLRLPALAFCFTTDTKLPQTLPVYNIAEPRVTAAPLTDKHLYQIECRQMVEAHGGYVAIQETADAIQALYVLPIEGQKVMRFKNYDPVYLAAHKQAETAESIAQENELIALLANGTTLTKEKIIPVIAFIKNAHGLVMRQSGEPYYTHPMAVTKLLLTVTKNPITLLAGLLHDVVEDTPVTLHQVELMYGAEVATLVDQVTHYNTNGYPWKLDKEEKKNRLNQCDDVRVVQIKLADRLHNMRTLSIRKWKDQQRIAQETLLFYVPWGEKHKIAKEWTVEMKQICEKILSNGIG
- a CDS encoding NUDIX domain-containing protein; amino-acid sequence: MQHFTLAIAVRALIVQNKQILLVSNDNNIWYTPGGKLKPGETLPACAIREVKEETGITIKPKQLAFVLDFFDSKDSVHKVELYFSAEMQGNEIPSNWSDQDGPVRFVHFFDRETLEKITVVPAFLRECFHTDAAIYRGSEKRDLF